The genomic window TATCTTTTTGACGGCGTTAGAATATCATTAGTAATAGTATATAGAGAGATGCATTGACAAATCTTGGTTTACATCCTAATAGTAGCCTTGAGTAAACAATTTAGGTACTTTTCTCTAATTGACATTTTTTCCCAATGTTAGATATGATGTCTCTTTGTTTCCTCGAAAGTCAAGTTTTGTTGTGTAAATTGGTGCAGATATCTGTTCATCTGTGGGTAACCGGTGAAGAGACTATATCGCAGCAGGCTTTTCTAATCTTAAAAGACATCAGTATGGTTTTTAACTCGGAATGCTTTGATTCCTGCTTAATCAACATGTACAAAGCCTTTCTACATGACTGTGATATTCCAAAGGCAAATTCAGAACAACGTCCGTTCCTCAGAGATTCTCTTGTTGAGCTATGCTCTCAAGATGTGCAGAAGTCTTATACCAAGGCCTCTGTTTCTATTACACAACTTGCCAAGTTATTGAAGATGGCTCTCGCTACAAAGAATAAGGTGCTTCTTAGTATTTGCAtgctttttcttctacttaaAAGTTATCTTATTTGTCTTCTTAGCctctttcaatttttgtaaacAGGAAGCTGTTGAAAAGATACATAGTGGGGAGTACATAAATTGTGTTGATCTCTgggtaaattttatttctgcCAACGTTCAGGATTGTGATCTCCAGCCTCTGCTTTATACTATAGTTCAGGTTATAAATGGAGTTGCTCAACTAATTATTGGACCACGTTACCTGCTCCTAAGGGTCAAATGTATCCACTGGCTCAACCATCTCTCTCGTACAAGCGGTATATTCATTCCCATTGCATCATTGGTATTGGATATGTTGGAATATAAAACCACAAATGATGGTGAAAAGCAAGAACAGAAGCTTGAAGCTGTCTCAACCGTAAAGGTTCGAAATTTAGCATTATAAATGCTCTGGAGTAGAAAGTTCTTACATAGTAGACTTTCAATATACATCATTCATTGGTAAGCTAATAGATTCTTTGTTTTGCAGCTGCCTAAGAATTGGTTGAAGTCCCAAAACTTCCAAGAACAGTGTATCTTTTCTGTGATTGAACTGCTTGCTGTCCACTTTGCTCAATGGAGCTTCCATATATCATTTCCAGATCTTGCAACGATTCCCGTCATGAGGCTGAAGAAATTTCACGAGAGAAGCACTATGGAAGGATTGAAGCGGGTGGTGAAACGCTTTATCGAGCAGGTAATTCTTATTCCCAAGATGAAAGCAACCAAACCAACCCCATCTACTTTTTGTGGAGTATTAAGAATCTTGGCTTGAATGACTCTCTTGTATTGATTTGAGaatggattttgatttgtagGTAGAGTCGAACATTGAGTTTGttcagaggaagagagatgaCGTGACTTTTTCTCCAAACGATCAACAATCTGCAGACACGTTTATGCAGCTTGAAAAGCAAAATGCGAATGCTCCTTATACACAATACTATCAAAGCATCATAGACAAAGCTCTTGgaacaaacaagaagaagaagaagtgaggTAAGTGTGGAAACCAATATACTATTATGTTGTTATGCaatactaattttgttttctcagacatttgatgaatttttgtctttgtttttgcagcAGTGATTGCACCAAAGCAGATTCCCATGGAACATCTCAAATGTTTGTTCACCATTTTTGCTGTCGTTTATTTATTCTTAGTGTTGGCTTTCATGAATTATTTTCGAAAAGATCTACAAATACATTTTATGCAAAACTTTGGTGTAatgaaaaaaggagaaattttcgagaaaaacaaatgtttctATATTCGATGTTGTAGTGTTTTAGTAAAAAGTAGTAGACGTGTTATTCTGTCTCTCGGAAAGAATGTTGGGAAAACTAAGCTTTACTTCttttaattccaaaatttAGCGGTTTCATAAATTTAATGAATACAGTTCGATTTAGGATGTAACTGATACTATACAAAACACTATCAACTATTTGACATTTTGTGATATAGCAAGCGAGAGTTGCGTATTTCTATTTTAAGTTAGACTGATGTGAAAGATTTCTAAATTTCAAATGTACATGATATTGGATTAATACATAAGAAAACagctttttaacaaaaacaatccaaGGGTCTATTGTGGCGAGACGTTGTTGTCACATCGATTCTAATATTATTGAACAACTTAATTATTAAGATTTTGTTATGcttttggatatatttttaCACTGTAGATAAgaattattatgataaaataaaattaatcgACTCCTTTTAAATAACGCAGTCTCTGACGAGATTCTTCGGCAAATTTAAAGCACGGTGGGTTTCCTATCTCACGACGAGATAAGATTGATTTCCTATATTTTAACTTTGTGTGCAAGACTACCATTCTTCTTCCTATTGGCtcctattttttgtttgatttttcttcttttcaaatcaCCAAACTGTACGTATGAGCAAAATACTATAACAACAAGAATCAATAATATGTGGTTAATGAGATCAAGGAATCAAATTAGGAAGAGAAGTTGGCTATATATCTTTCTGTTGGATCAATTATTATCCAATGATATTACTAAGCCATGGTGTCGGTTTATGTTTTCACACGAAGAGTTTTGATGTATTTCACAAAACAATATCTGTGGTCCAACGCAGTTAGAGGATcttattatcaaaacaaaatccataaCAACacattcaagaagaaaatatgaaaaagaactCTAGCAAAAGTGGAGATGAAACGTAACTATATATGGATCACAATGATTTAAGCAAACATtggtgaaagaaaaaaatatggagAAACCAAGTACGTTTTTACTCGTActtttgaaaagttaaaaattcATACGAAAAACATACATactttaaagttaaaaaacaTTCGTCTGCTATTAGAAAAAGATGGTAGTATgataattgaaataaaaaataaaagaaaaactacagTAGACGTAATAATATGTCATCTTGTGAtgtaatttattgattttgggAAGAAATTTAAAGCAGTTGGGTGAAGGAGTTGGAGAGGAGGGGAAAAGAGGTATACGAGGAGACAGAGGAAGAGGCTGAGAGTGCCCAAAAGGGTTTGCCAAATGAAGAAAGCTAATAAGAATAGACTATATATGTTCAGAGCAATAATTAACTCTATAGTTATAactctcactttctctttcttttttcgtttcttcttGTAAATTGTCAGCGAAATTTAAGGGCTACGAAGTACCCTCTTACAATCATTAATTTCGACAACCAGTCgtttttatctctctctctccaagCATTTAGTGTGTCATAAGACTCATGATTCACTTTGTATTTGTAGAGACGAGCTTAGATAGTTAGATCAATCTCATAAACCCTCTATCATTTATATTTCTCGGCAAGTACCAAAATTCTACTTGAAAATGGACAAAGCCATTTCccaaaagaaattgttttgttaggGTTATGTGTGTTATCctaagctttttctttttgttgtcatCGCATAATATAGGCTCCCATCACtttagatttataaatataaaaaatactaaGCTACTAGGGATATGTGGGAATAACACGTGTTTTTACAACTAATACCCTTTTTTAGTAAGTGCGTCTAGTACATCGATCATGGTTTTtgattgagaaaaaaacattagaaatcAATTACGAATATATATTAAACGTTCAACATTGTTATGAACTAATACGTTTAGCAatacttttacaaaaaaactttcaaaatatttgagaCTCTAGCTAGTGTTTGTATCTATACCATAGGGTATGATATAGTTAGTCTTTTTCTATATGCATTTGTATATCATTAATGAATAATGAAAAGGGTTTGTAGAATATACGAAAAgcttaacctttttttttttttttcgtctgAATTTTTCCATTAGATAATACGATTGAAAGATATAAGGTAAGATGCGTTTTTGGAATATAAAGCCGGCAAGAGATAATCTCTTCCAGAAACAAAGCCGGCGGAAAACGAGTAAATCCCCGGAAACTAAGCTCAAACAAGGGAAGCATAAGatagaaacagaaacaagacTAAAAATAACTCCAAAGATAAAGACTTGCCAACACAAAGCTCCCTTGAACCAAATGATCAAAGCCAAACACTAAACACATCTAGCGAAACCTCCTATAGTGAAGCAATACTACCTTTCACAACCAAGTGAACCTAAGCTACTATTCCGGCAAGAGAGAATCAAGGCAAAGCAAATCAATTCCCCTACTACTCCCGAAAACGGCGATATCGACTCAGCGACAATTTAACGCCTCGTTAGAAGCCTTTGAACCGACCAAACCTCGATCAGGTCTTAACTGTAGAAACAAGGAGCGAAACAAATCTTCAACCGGATGAAACCAATCTCAAAAGAGAGCAGCACAAGATCGAACCGGGAAGAAACCATAAAGACCACCACTAGAACCAGGGAGCACGAGTAAACAAGTCGAACAACCAAATAGAGATCAAGCTAGTCACCAGAACCGttcaaataaccaaaacacatgAACACAAAGAGGAAGCATGAGAGACGAGGGAGGGACCGAGGTACCGAGAACGGAGCCGTTGTTGCTCAGATCCAGTGAAGGAAGAAGGCCAGAGCCTCCTCCGGTGCTCCCAATGCAATGAAACACGTGACCAGAGACAAAACGAAGATCCACACCATGAGGCAGAGGCGAGAACGACGACTCCATCTTCACCATCTACCTTAAGGCATGTCAATTTCGGTCTCATAGAACCAAACCTCGATAGATTTGAGATTCGATACAACCCAATCCACCTCGCCGAAATCACCACGCTTCACAGCCGAAGAAAGCAATGACAAGAAATAAGAGAGGGGACCGACGCTGGCGCTTTAGGAGCCACCACGCGCCGGTCAGATCTAGCCAAGACGGTAAGTTGAAGAAGAGCGGCGATTAGGTTTTAGAGAGTGAAAGTCGAGGAATTAGTGTGTATTCACAAAAATCTTAACCTAGTAGTCATTTCttgccaaaaaaaaggaataaaaaacaagaaagagctaaagcaacaacaaaatcatttgGGATTGTTGTTATTCATTAGTGAGCCAACTTTGCATTAGGCCACCAATATGCTATAGTTACGGATTTATGGTATAGTTATAGAAAACAATACGGAAATATTGGTGGTGTACACATAATGACATGAAGAGACGGATGtgacaataaaaaattaaaaagaaataaaaaggtCCCGTACGAGGAGGAGTAGTAGGCTCTTTGGCTCCACTTCTCATTGTATCCGTACCATATGGCATATGCAGCCACGTCAATGTCCCATCTTCTCTATCTtcgtgtttcttctttcttttttttactctttctaTTCTTCAACTTGGTACGTTGCAACTCGCactgatatttttataaaaatctctacaataatataaaattttcatttgtggGCAACACTAGGGTTTTGTGCCAATACCAATCCTCGTTTCTCACCCATATTTCTCTGACAGTACACGAGTTTATGGTATACTAAGCAATGATCTGGAGTTATGCAATTGTTAAAGCTATATTCccatatttgtttgtgtatagCTGAACTATTAGACGAGTCCATATCTCAGGGATcattatgtatgtatatttaatgaaaattaattagCCTACAGGGCTCAACCAACTAATTATCTGACGTATTATggtttaattcttttttgtcatcattAGAGAAATTGAACCTGCAGGAGAATCCCTTAAATACCAAAACACCAAATATAATGCCACTACATAAGGCAAGTTGTTTGAGCTATCGCTCCATTTAGCGCTAAGTTGGCAAACAAAGGAAAGTGTCCACACCAATTTGTAAAAACTAATTGCTAAATGTTTTTCCTATGACCATAATTTACATAGATATTCAACATTTgatcaatatttatatatatacatgaaaaattgTAGAGTGTAAATCACATTGTTTCAAGTCCGATTAATTAatacttaccaaaaaaaaaagtccgACTAATTAATAAAGATTAAATTTATTGCATCTATGTCCCTAGTCTTTTTAAATAAGTACTAACTTTTTGCAATACAATTCTCCTAAATCAGCAAGTTCCAAAAAATTGCGTAGGCAGGATCACAAATGAGACGCCGATATAATAGGTCTTTGGAAGCTTTCAG from Arabidopsis thaliana chromosome 3, partial sequence includes these protein-coding regions:
- the RBL gene encoding Noc2p family: MLLLFIQQSNIETINHPMQLVNETDSDIMKCKVLSRSFLATCCDMVDKEQYVPALVRLLNWYRAACQYGHEPSGIARPNIYYDIEDSETFAKVIIFVLQKADHTFRSILGLSDSSTKEKILKLKNNPKWDSLKPLVKSFFRSTLHLVKQAGDLEIISFTLTQLRVSIVFLAAFPDLLKKLIKISVHLWVTGEETISQQAFLILKDISMVFNSECFDSCLINMYKAFLHDCDIPKANSEQRPFLRDSLVELCSQDVQKSYTKASVSITQLAKLLKMALATKNKEAVEKIHSGEYINCVDLWVNFISANVQDCDLQPLLYTIVQVINGVAQLIIGPRYLLLRVKCIHWLNHLSRTSGIFIPIASLVLDMLEYKTTNDGEKQEQKLEAVSTVKLPKNWLKSQNFQEQCIFSVIELLAVHFAQWSFHISFPDLATIPVMRLKKFHERSTMEGLKRVVKRFIEQVESNIEFVQRKRDDVTFSPNDQQSADTFMQLEKQNANAPYTQYYQSIIDKALGTNKKKKK
- the RBL gene encoding Noc2p family (REBELOTE (RBL); INVOLVED IN: floral meristem determinacy; LOCATED IN: nucleus; EXPRESSED IN: 23 plant structures; EXPRESSED DURING: 13 growth stages; CONTAINS InterPro DOMAIN/s: Uncharacterised protein family UPF0120 (InterPro:IPR005343); BEST Arabidopsis thaliana protein match is: Noc2p family (TAIR:AT2G18220.1); Has 382 Blast hits to 364 proteins in 176 species: Archae - 0; Bacteria - 0; Metazoa - 117; Fungi - 131; Plants - 77; Viruses - 0; Other Eukaryotes - 57 (source: NCBI BLink).) → MGKLGKKARKFAKKNLQSVEKRSRKLKPFIKKKFAKRNERHQAGDKQEKKVEQQPKKRCQEEEFQDIAIDAVFGKDDDEVLRDGDSDSDGYLDELVNETDSDIMKCKVLSRSFLATCCDMVDKEQYVPALVRLLNWYRAACQYGHEPSGIARPNIYYDIEDSETFAKVIIFVLQKADHTFRSILGLSDSSTKEKILKLKNNPKWDSLKPLVKSFFRSTLHLVKQAGDLEIISFTLTQLRVSIVFLAAFPDLLKKLIKISVHLWVTGEETISQQAFLILKDISMVFNSECFDSCLINMYKAFLHDCDIPKANSEQRPFLRDSLVELCSQDVQKSYTKASVSITQLAKLLKMALATKNKEAVEKIHSGEYINCVDLWVNFISANVQDCDLQPLLYTIVQVINGVAQLIIGPRYLLLRVKCIHWLNHLSRTSGIFIPIASLVLDMLEYKTTNDGEKQEQKLEAVSTVKLPKNWLKSQNFQEQCIFSVIELLAVHFAQWSFHISFPDLATIPVMRLKKFHERSTMEGLKRVVKRFIEQVESNIEFVQRKRDDVTFSPNDQQSADTFMQLEKQNANAPYTQYYQSIIDKALGTNKKKKK